Proteins encoded together in one Sceloporus undulatus isolate JIND9_A2432 ecotype Alabama chromosome 4, SceUnd_v1.1, whole genome shotgun sequence window:
- the LOC121927767 gene encoding protocadherin alpha-2-like, with amino-acid sequence MAVLHQCPLVKSWMLQLILFHRAWEMGRGQLHYSVPEESQHGTFVGRIAQDLGLEVDELMPRMFRMMSQGRGDYFEVNVQNGILFVNSRIDREELCAQIPVCMVHLEVILDKPLKVFHVEVEIKDINDNAPIFPAAEQILTIPESRLLDSSFPLEGASDDDIGSNSHLSYTISPNEYFTLDVQNNEKHGESLVLVLKKPLDREVIHIYHLLLTAADAGKPEQTGTVQLIINVLDANDNAPLFNQSVYQVKVFENTKKGTLLISLNATDLDEGINKEITYSIRSVNPNSLGALINLDPSNGQIRLNGEIDFESFRLGEIGVEATDKGTPPMKGHCKVLIEVLDVNDNAPEISVSSLSVPVPEDSPLGTVVALLSISDRDFGANGKVSCSLWPPELPFKLLSNFKNYYSLVLSETLDREQVSEYQVVVLAQDQGEPLLSTSNSLVVPISDINDNAPTFIQASYTIFVKENNPPGAHIFTVSASDPDMAENALISYWIDETLWPLSSYISVHSESGKLYALQPLDYEELKLLEFQVRAKDAGMPSLCGNVTVQVFVVDENDNAPAASGPEQGLAMLVVPIPAGHVVGKIHALDADSGYNAWLRYELHETTNGPWRVGLYSGEISTTRTLDEAEGINSQNILVLVKDHAKTTQS; translated from the coding sequence ATGGCTGTTTTGCACCAATGCCCCTTGGTGAAGAGCTGGATGCTGCAGCTGATTCTGTtccacagagcatgggaaatggGAAGAGGGCAGCTCCATTATTCTGTTCCTGAGGAATCCCAGCATGGCACCTTTGTGGGCCGCATTGCCCAAGATCTGGGCCTGGAGGTGGATGAGCTCATGCCTCGGATGTTTCGTATGATGTCCCAAGGCCGTGGAGATTATTTTGAGGTAAATGTACAAAAtggaattttatttgttaattcaCGGATAGACCGGGAGGAGCTGTGTGCCCAGATCCCTGTATGCATGGTTCATCTGGAGGTGATCCTGGATAAACCTTTGAAGGTCTTCCATGTTGAAGTAGAGATCAAGGATATCAATGACAATGCTCCTATATTCCCAGCAGCTGAGCAAATTCTCACGATTCCTGAATCTAGACTTCTGGACTCATCTTTTCCGCTAGAGGGAGCCTCTGATGATGATATTGGTTCAAACTCTCACCTCAGCTACACAATCAGTCCAAATGAATATTTTACCTTAGATGTTCAGAACAATGAAAAACATGGTGAGTCTTTAGTTCTTGTCTTAAAGAAACCTCTTGATAGAGAAGTAATCCATATATACCATTTGTTACTTACAGCCGCTGATGCAGGTAAACCAGAGCAAACTGGCACTGTTCAACTTATTATCAATGTGCTGGATGCAAATGATAATGCACCATTGTTTAATCAGTCTGTGTATCAAGTAAAAGTCtttgaaaatacaaaaaaaggaaCATTACTTATCAGTCTGAATGCAACAGATCTTGATGAGGGAATTAACAAAGAAATTACATATTCAATTCGAAGTGTTAATCCAAACAGTTTAGGAGCATTGATTAATTTAGATCCAAGCAATGGACAAATCAGATTAAATGGAGAAATTGACTTTGAAAGCTTTAGGTTAGGTGAAATTGGAGTAGAAGCAACAGACAAAGGTACACCCCCAATGAAAGGACACTGCAAAGTTCTGATTGAAGTGCTGGATGTGAATGACAATGCTCCAGAGATATCTGTCTCATCTTTGTCAGTGCCAGTGCCAGAGGACTCCCCCCTGGGAACAGTGGTGGCCCTGCTTAGCATTTCTGATAGAGACTTTGGTGCCAATGGGAAAGTAAGCTGCTCCTTGTGGCCACCTGAGCTCCCCTTCAAGCTGTTGTCAAATTTCAAGAATTATTATTCTCTGGTTCTGTCTGAAACCCTGGATCGAGAGCAAGTGTCTGAATATCAGGTGGTAGTACTGGCACAAGACCAAGGGGAGCCATTGCTTTCAACCAGCAACAGCCTGGTTGTGCCCATCAGTGACATAAATGATAATGCACCCACATTCATACAGGCCTCCTACACAATCTTTGTAAAAGAGAACAACCCGCCTGGTGCTCACATCTTCACAGTGTCTGCCTCAGACCCAGACATGGCTGAAAATGCCCTGATCAGCTACTGGATAGACGAGACACTCTGGCCTCTCTCAAGCTACATCTCAGTGCATTCAGAAAGTGGGAAGCTCTATGCTTTGCAGCCTTTGGACTATGAGGAGCTGAAGCTTCTGGAGTTCCAGGTGAGAGCCAAGGATGCTGGGATGCCTTCCTTGTGTGGCAATGTGACAGTTCAGGTCTTTGTGGTGGATGAGAATGACAATGCACCTGCAGCTTCTGGGCCAGAGCAGGGTCTAGCCATGCTGGTGGTTCCCATACCAGCTGGGCATGTGGTGGGCAAGATCCATGCCTTAGATGCTGACTCAGGCTACAATGCATGGCTGCGCTATGAGCTGCATGAAACAACAAATGGACCCTGGCGGGTTGGACTGTACAGTGGAGAGATCAGTACCACACGAACtctggatgaagcagagggcattaaCAGTCAGAATATTCTGGTGCTTGTAAAGGATCATG
- the LOC121927771 gene encoding protocadherin alpha-13-like: MIAWQNDSLVKQLLQLILLHTAWEMGNGQLHYSVPEESQHGTFVGRIAQDLGLEVSELVPRMFRMVSKGQKDFFEEVMRTTINCQY; this comes from the exons ATGATTGCCTGGCAGAATGATTCTTTGGTGAAGCAGCTGCTGCAATTGATTCTCCTCCACACAGCCTGGGAGATGGGGAATGGCCAGCTCCATTATTCTGTGCCGGAGGAATCCCAGCATGGCACCTTTGTGGGCCGCATTGCTCAGGATCTGGGGCTGGAGGTGAGTGAGCTGGTGCCTCGGATGTTTCGGATGGTGTCAAAAGGACAAAAGGACTTCTTTGAG GAAGTGATGAGGACTACAATAAATTGCCAGTACTGA